In Halobaculum limi, one DNA window encodes the following:
- a CDS encoding HAD family hydrolase, producing the protein MPDYDAFDAVVFDLDGTLVDLAVDWNVAASDAIDLFERNGHDARGANLWDLLERADDAGLRPELESVLADHETAGAAASTRLRHADDLPLSVPTGVCSLNCEVACRRALDRHDLTDHVESVVGRDSVATYKPDPEPLLATLRDLGAPPEQSLFVGDSERDELTAERAGVQFRWV; encoded by the coding sequence GTGCCCGACTACGACGCGTTCGACGCTGTAGTGTTCGACCTGGACGGCACGCTCGTCGATCTGGCAGTCGACTGGAACGTCGCCGCCAGCGACGCCATCGACCTGTTCGAGCGAAATGGCCACGACGCTCGGGGCGCAAACCTGTGGGACCTCCTCGAACGCGCCGACGACGCCGGGCTTCGACCGGAGTTGGAGTCGGTGTTGGCAGACCACGAGACGGCCGGCGCGGCCGCATCGACGCGGCTTCGCCACGCCGACGACCTCCCGCTGTCGGTTCCGACCGGCGTGTGTTCGCTCAACTGCGAGGTCGCCTGTCGGCGTGCGCTCGACCGCCACGACCTGACCGACCACGTCGAGAGCGTCGTCGGCCGCGACTCGGTCGCGACGTACAAACCCGATCCCGAACCGCTGTTGGCGACGCTTCGCGACCTCGGCGCGCCCCCGGAGCAGTCACTATTCGTCGGCGACTCCGAACGTGACGAACTGACCGCCGAACGCGCCGGTGTGCAGTTCCGGTGGGTCTGA
- a CDS encoding alpha/beta fold hydrolase, protein MKTVDHHGRETAYRVRGDEAAGPGLLCIHGSGGTSDVWTGQSRLVDRTPVVAVDLSGHGDSDDVDADGGADALEAYAADVVAVAEETGASVLVGNSLGGAVAMWVALERDLSLDGLVLTGTGARLTVLEDLLVWLRDDFDRAVEFLHGTDRLFHDVDEQTLDRSRAAMRDAGQAVVARDFRTCHEFDVRDRLSDIDVPSLAVVGEHDALTPPQFHEYLADEIPDCRLQVLDDAAHLAMIEQPTAFNDAVGAFLDDL, encoded by the coding sequence ATGAAGACGGTCGACCACCACGGGCGGGAAACCGCCTATCGGGTCCGCGGCGACGAGGCGGCCGGCCCGGGGTTGTTGTGCATTCACGGGAGCGGTGGAACGAGCGACGTGTGGACGGGACAGTCCCGACTCGTCGACCGAACACCCGTCGTCGCCGTCGACCTGAGCGGCCACGGAGACAGCGACGACGTCGACGCCGACGGCGGCGCGGACGCACTCGAAGCGTACGCCGCCGACGTCGTCGCCGTCGCCGAGGAGACGGGCGCCTCAGTCCTCGTCGGGAACTCCCTCGGGGGAGCCGTCGCGATGTGGGTCGCACTCGAACGCGACCTGTCGCTGGACGGTCTCGTCCTCACCGGGACCGGCGCGAGACTGACCGTCCTCGAAGACCTCCTCGTGTGGCTTCGCGACGACTTCGACCGTGCCGTAGAGTTCCTCCACGGGACAGATCGCCTGTTTCACGACGTCGACGAGCAGACGCTCGACCGCTCGCGAGCGGCGATGCGAGACGCGGGCCAGGCGGTCGTCGCACGCGACTTCCGTACCTGCCACGAGTTCGACGTTCGGGACCGACTCTCCGACATCGACGTCCCGTCGCTGGCAGTCGTCGGTGAACACGACGCGCTCACGCCGCCGCAGTTCCACGAGTACCTCGCAGACGAGATTCCCGACTGCAGACTGCAGGTCCTCGACGACGCCGCCCACCTCGCGATGATCGAGCAACCGACCGCGTTCAACGACGCCGTCGGCGCGTTCCTCGACGACCTGTAG
- a CDS encoding RNA polymerase Rpb4 family protein — MTIFKEKLDEEYLTVSEAKELLSAVEAERATEEDREMRYELARAVDHVNRFAFLDADESLELVEELLELEKVDEPQAYKLADLLPRDRTEVRAVYAQERYALDGDELDAILDIVAKYA; from the coding sequence ATGACGATCTTCAAGGAGAAACTCGACGAGGAGTACCTCACAGTCTCCGAGGCGAAGGAACTGCTCAGCGCGGTCGAAGCCGAGCGCGCGACGGAGGAAGACCGCGAGATGCGCTACGAACTGGCGCGCGCGGTCGACCACGTCAACCGCTTCGCGTTCCTCGACGCCGACGAGTCGCTCGAACTCGTCGAGGAACTGCTCGAGTTGGAGAAGGTCGACGAACCGCAGGCGTACAAACTCGCCGACCTCCTGCCGCGCGACCGGACGGAGGTCCGTGCGGTGTACGCGCAGGAACGCTACGCGCTCGACGGCGACGAACTCGACGCCATCCTCGACATCGTCGCCAAGTACGCGTAA
- a CDS encoding 50S ribosomal protein L21e: MPSSNGPLHGTRGKLSNDPRDRGTSPPQRAIAEFEEGQKVHLNIDPSVPDGRFHPRFNGHTGTVKGKQGAAFKVEIVDGSKAKTIIVKPAHLKAQTE, translated from the coding sequence ATGCCGAGTTCGAACGGACCCCTTCACGGTACCCGAGGAAAGCTCTCGAACGACCCGCGCGACCGTGGTACGTCGCCGCCCCAGCGCGCCATCGCCGAGTTCGAGGAGGGCCAGAAGGTCCACCTCAACATCGACCCGTCCGTGCCCGACGGCCGCTTCCACCCGCGATTCAACGGCCACACGGGGACGGTCAAAGGCAAGCAGGGCGCGGCGTTCAAAGTCGAGATCGTCGACGGCAGCAAGGCCAAGACGATCATCGTCAAGCCCGCGCACCTGAAGGCTCAGACCGAGTGA
- a CDS encoding 16S ribosomal RNA methyltransferase A, which produces MTDATPEFRDPDDLRRRAGVRGDPDRDQHFLVDDRVLDRLPGYLPDDADRSNLLEIGGGTGALTDRLLAAGDHVTVVERDGDLARFLREEFADDIDAERLDVVHGDALDVELPPFTASVSNLPYGVSSEVTFRLLPLGKPMVLMFQAEFADRMVADPGTSEYGRLSVSAQHYADVEIVERIPPEAFDPQPRVDSAVVRCRPRDPDYEVGDEAFFLRFVKALFTQRRKTVRNAIRNTAHISGLEDADAVVDVVEEDLLSQRPGDLTPADFAALAELARETSEVGPGQ; this is translated from the coding sequence ATGACTGACGCGACGCCGGAGTTTCGCGACCCGGACGACCTCCGACGGCGGGCGGGCGTCCGCGGCGACCCCGACCGCGACCAGCACTTTCTCGTCGACGACCGGGTGTTGGATCGACTCCCCGGCTACCTGCCCGACGACGCCGACCGCTCGAACCTCCTCGAAATCGGTGGGGGGACGGGTGCGCTCACCGACCGACTGCTCGCGGCCGGCGACCACGTCACGGTCGTCGAACGCGACGGCGACTTAGCACGCTTTCTTCGCGAGGAGTTCGCCGACGACATCGACGCCGAGCGACTCGACGTGGTCCACGGCGACGCCCTCGACGTCGAGTTGCCGCCGTTCACCGCCTCCGTGTCGAACCTGCCGTACGGCGTCTCTTCGGAAGTGACCTTCCGCCTGCTTCCGCTGGGGAAGCCGATGGTGTTGATGTTCCAAGCGGAGTTCGCCGACCGGATGGTCGCCGACCCTGGAACCAGCGAGTACGGGCGCCTCTCGGTGTCTGCACAGCACTACGCAGACGTAGAGATCGTCGAGCGCATCCCACCGGAGGCGTTCGACCCGCAACCGCGCGTCGACAGCGCGGTCGTCCGCTGTCGCCCGCGCGACCCGGACTACGAGGTTGGCGACGAGGCCTTCTTCCTGCGGTTCGTGAAAGCGCTGTTCACGCAACGGCGCAAGACCGTCCGCAACGCCATCCGCAACACGGCCCATATCTCCGGCCTCGAAGACGCCGACGCCGTCGTCGATGTCGTCGAGGAGGACCTCCTTTCACAGCGTCCTGGCGACCTCACGCCTGCCGACTTCGCGGCGCTAGCGGAACTGGCGCGTGAGACGAGCGAGGTGGGCCCCGGGCAGTGA
- a CDS encoding Mrp/NBP35 family ATP-binding protein: protein MDEAAVRERLATVADPDLGDDIVSLGLVNAVQVDDEEGVIRVSLALGAPYAPHETDIAEGVRDALADTDYDLDISASVDTGLSADEEVLPNVKNVIAVASGKGGVGKSTVAVNLAAGLSQLGARVGLFDADVYGPNVPRMVDADEAPHATEQETIIPPEKYGMKLMSMAFLVGEDDPVIWRGPMVHKLLTQLVEDVEWGALDYLVLDLPPGTGDTQLTILQTLPLTGAVIVTTPEEVALDDANKGLRMFGKHDTNVLGIVENMSGFVCPDCGSEHEIFGKGGGKQFAADNDLPFLGGVPLDPSVRTGGDTGEPVVLDDEPGQVGDAFKLVTENVANNVGVVRRREVSARSGQDAPSQ from the coding sequence ATGGACGAAGCCGCCGTACGCGAGCGACTCGCGACAGTAGCGGACCCGGACCTCGGAGACGACATCGTCTCGCTCGGCCTGGTCAACGCGGTCCAGGTCGACGACGAGGAGGGAGTGATCCGCGTGTCGCTCGCGCTCGGTGCGCCGTACGCGCCCCACGAGACGGATATCGCCGAGGGCGTTCGCGACGCTCTCGCGGACACGGACTACGACCTCGACATCTCGGCGTCGGTCGACACGGGACTGTCCGCCGACGAGGAGGTCCTCCCCAACGTCAAGAACGTCATCGCGGTCGCCTCCGGGAAAGGCGGCGTTGGGAAGTCGACCGTCGCGGTGAACCTCGCTGCGGGGCTGTCGCAACTGGGTGCTCGCGTCGGCCTGTTCGACGCCGACGTGTACGGGCCGAACGTCCCGCGGATGGTCGACGCCGACGAAGCGCCCCACGCGACCGAACAGGAGACCATCATCCCGCCGGAGAAGTACGGGATGAAACTGATGAGTATGGCCTTCCTCGTCGGCGAGGACGACCCTGTCATCTGGCGGGGGCCGATGGTCCACAAACTCCTGACCCAACTGGTCGAAGACGTGGAGTGGGGCGCACTCGACTACCTCGTGCTCGACTTACCGCCGGGCACCGGCGACACGCAACTGACAATCCTGCAGACGCTGCCGCTGACGGGCGCGGTCATCGTCACGACGCCCGAGGAGGTCGCTCTCGACGACGCCAACAAGGGCCTGCGGATGTTCGGCAAACACGACACGAACGTCCTCGGCATCGTCGAGAACATGTCCGGATTCGTCTGCCCGGACTGTGGCTCCGAACACGAGATATTCGGGAAGGGCGGCGGCAAGCAGTTCGCCGCTGACAACGACCTCCCGTTCCTCGGTGGGGTTCCGCTGGACCCGTCGGTTCGGACGGGCGGGGACACCGGCGAACCGGTCGTCCTCGACGACGAACCGGGGCAGGTCGGCGACGCGTTTAAACTCGTCACCGAGAACGTCGCCAACAACGTCGGTGTCGTCCGCCGACGCGAGGTCAGCGCCCGATCGGGCCAAGACGCCCCGTCGCAGTAA
- a CDS encoding DUF5822 domain-containing protein: protein MPERVEESDPDGVDYGWVMQVTFVLTVTAGSVLVALLSAFVTLPTWGARAGFAIRVGAVIWICTAVGAYLYEKRVRAA from the coding sequence GTGCCAGAGCGCGTCGAAGAAAGCGATCCGGACGGCGTCGATTACGGCTGGGTGATGCAGGTGACGTTCGTACTCACCGTCACTGCTGGGTCGGTACTCGTCGCCCTCCTCTCGGCGTTCGTGACGCTCCCGACGTGGGGCGCTCGCGCCGGGTTCGCGATCCGCGTGGGAGCAGTTATCTGGATCTGTACCGCCGTCGGCGCGTACCTCTACGAGAAACGGGTTCGAGCCGCGTAA
- a CDS encoding CDC48 family AAA ATPase: protein MKLTVKPLKQKDAGRRLAAIDRVAAEELGLSGGDYIRIEGDTTAIARVWPGYPEDDDSGVIRIDGQLRQEAGVGIDDRVTVEAADVEPADQITIALPQQFGIRGNVGSIIRDKLSGQPVTQGQTIRFPLGLGLMGGGSQAVPLKIASTKPSGTVVITDSTEVEISEKPAEQIGDVGAGGGAETPDVAYEDIGGLDDELEQVREMIELPMRHPELFKRLGIEPPKGVLLHGPPGTGKTLIAKAVANEIDAHFQTLSGPEIMSKYYGESEEQLREVFEEAAENAPAIVFMDELDSIAPKREEAGGDVERRVVAQLLSLMDGLEERGEVVVIGATNRVDAIDPALRRGGRFDREIEIGVPDREGRKEILQVHTRNMPLSDDIDIDEYAETTHGFVGADIESLAKEAGMNALRRIRPQIDLEADDIDAEILESIQITSDDMKQALKGIEPSALREVFVEVPDVTWDDVGGLDDTKERLRETIQWPLDYPEVYEAMDMQSAKGVLMYGPPGTGKTLLAKAVANESDSNFISVKGPELLNKYVGESEKGVREIFSKARENAPTIVFFDEIDAIATERGRNSGDSGVSERVVSQLLTELDGLETLEDVVVIATTNRPDLIDNALLRPGRLDRHVHVPVPSEEGRRLIFEVHTQHKPLADDVDLEKLARKTSGYVGADIEAVAREASMNATREFIQSVAPEEIGESVGNVRVTMQHFEDALDEVNPSVTEETKQRYEEIEQRFQNREARDEQETELGRTFQ, encoded by the coding sequence ATGAAACTCACCGTCAAACCCCTCAAACAGAAAGACGCAGGGCGTCGCCTCGCTGCTATCGACCGCGTCGCCGCCGAGGAGTTGGGGCTCTCCGGCGGTGACTACATCCGCATCGAAGGCGACACGACCGCTATCGCGCGCGTGTGGCCGGGCTACCCCGAGGACGACGACTCCGGCGTGATCCGGATCGACGGCCAACTCCGACAGGAGGCCGGCGTCGGCATCGACGACCGCGTCACCGTCGAGGCCGCAGACGTCGAACCTGCCGACCAGATCACCATCGCGCTCCCCCAGCAGTTCGGGATCCGAGGGAACGTCGGGTCGATTATCCGCGACAAACTCTCCGGGCAGCCTGTCACGCAAGGGCAGACAATTCGCTTCCCGCTTGGACTCGGACTGATGGGTGGCGGCTCGCAGGCCGTCCCCCTGAAGATAGCGTCGACGAAGCCCTCGGGCACGGTCGTCATCACCGACTCCACGGAGGTCGAAATCTCCGAGAAGCCGGCCGAACAGATCGGCGACGTCGGTGCCGGCGGCGGCGCAGAGACGCCGGACGTCGCCTACGAGGACATCGGCGGCCTCGACGACGAACTCGAACAGGTCCGCGAGATGATCGAGTTGCCGATGCGCCACCCGGAACTGTTCAAGCGCCTCGGCATCGAACCGCCGAAAGGCGTGCTCCTGCACGGCCCGCCGGGGACGGGGAAGACGCTCATCGCGAAAGCCGTCGCCAACGAGATCGACGCCCACTTCCAGACCCTCTCTGGCCCCGAGATTATGTCGAAGTACTACGGGGAAAGCGAGGAGCAACTCCGCGAGGTGTTCGAGGAGGCCGCCGAGAACGCCCCCGCGATCGTCTTTATGGACGAACTCGACTCCATCGCGCCCAAACGCGAGGAGGCCGGCGGCGACGTGGAGCGCCGCGTCGTGGCGCAACTCCTCTCGCTGATGGACGGCCTCGAAGAACGCGGTGAAGTCGTCGTCATCGGCGCGACCAACCGCGTCGACGCTATCGATCCTGCTCTCCGCCGCGGCGGGCGCTTCGACCGCGAGATCGAGATCGGTGTCCCCGACCGCGAGGGCCGCAAGGAGATCCTGCAGGTCCACACGCGGAATATGCCGCTGTCGGACGACATCGACATCGACGAGTACGCCGAGACCACCCACGGCTTCGTCGGTGCGGACATCGAGAGCCTCGCGAAGGAGGCTGGGATGAATGCGCTCCGGCGCATCCGCCCGCAGATCGACCTAGAGGCCGACGACATCGACGCCGAGATCCTGGAGTCGATCCAGATCACCAGCGACGACATGAAGCAGGCGCTGAAGGGGATCGAACCCTCGGCGCTGCGGGAGGTGTTCGTCGAGGTGCCCGACGTCACGTGGGACGACGTGGGCGGACTCGACGACACGAAAGAGCGCCTCCGCGAGACGATCCAGTGGCCCCTCGACTACCCCGAGGTGTACGAGGCGATGGACATGCAGTCTGCCAAGGGTGTGTTGATGTACGGCCCACCGGGGACGGGCAAGACCCTCCTCGCGAAGGCCGTCGCCAACGAGTCCGACTCCAACTTCATCTCGGTGAAGGGGCCGGAACTGCTGAACAAGTACGTCGGGGAGTCCGAGAAGGGCGTCCGCGAGATATTCAGCAAGGCCCGCGAGAACGCGCCGACCATCGTGTTCTTCGACGAGATCGACGCCATCGCGACCGAACGCGGTCGCAACTCGGGCGACTCCGGCGTCTCCGAACGGGTCGTCTCACAACTGCTGACGGAACTCGACGGTCTCGAGACGCTGGAGGACGTCGTCGTCATCGCGACGACGAACCGCCCGGACCTCATCGACAACGCCCTGCTTCGACCGGGCCGTCTCGACCGCCACGTCCACGTGCCGGTCCCCAGCGAGGAGGGTCGCCGCCTCATCTTCGAGGTCCACACCCAGCACAAACCGCTGGCCGACGACGTCGACCTCGAGAAACTCGCACGCAAGACGAGCGGGTACGTCGGCGCAGACATCGAGGCCGTCGCTCGCGAGGCGTCGATGAACGCGACGCGGGAGTTCATCCAGTCGGTCGCACCCGAAGAGATCGGCGAGTCCGTCGGCAACGTCCGTGTGACGATGCAACACTTCGAGGACGCACTCGACGAGGTGAACCCCTCCGTCACCGAGGAGACGAAACAGCGCTACGAAGAGATCGAACAGCGGTTCCAGAACCGCGAGGCTCGCGACGAACAGGAGACGGAACTGGGCCGGACGTTCCAGTAG
- a CDS encoding DUF7127 family protein, which produces MIQRHSTDRRDRFVRRYDYDDGTVIAADLDAADEDIHVDTVDGSAVVVIARAGGEEEFEFDLPGPAARVDIQNGVLTIDINA; this is translated from the coding sequence ATGATACAACGCCACTCAACTGATCGGCGCGATCGGTTCGTCCGTCGCTACGACTACGACGACGGGACCGTCATCGCCGCTGACCTCGACGCCGCAGACGAGGACATCCACGTCGACACCGTCGACGGATCGGCGGTCGTCGTCATCGCGCGTGCGGGCGGGGAAGAGGAGTTCGAGTTCGACCTCCCCGGCCCGGCCGCAAGGGTTGACATTCAGAACGGCGTACTCACTATCGACATCAACGCATGA
- a CDS encoding DUF6653 family protein, with protein sequence MNRSRMGFDVDALWNRHESPVSVWWLVLLYPVFVLTVYRRSRPLAGVLVVSLAANLLVVSPPETDDAWATRVVRGERAWLERGLRSSKVDLLGIGVGGMVNVYTLRAAYDRRPAETVVGTVASMLLMCLFFQRMADRYETMIDA encoded by the coding sequence ATGAATCGGTCCCGGATGGGGTTCGATGTCGACGCACTCTGGAATCGCCACGAAAGCCCGGTCAGCGTCTGGTGGCTCGTGCTACTGTATCCCGTCTTCGTCCTGACTGTCTACCGGCGAAGCCGTCCACTGGCGGGCGTGCTCGTCGTCTCGCTGGCGGCGAATCTACTCGTCGTGTCACCTCCCGAGACCGATGACGCGTGGGCGACGCGAGTCGTACGCGGTGAACGAGCGTGGCTCGAACGGGGCCTCCGCTCCTCGAAAGTCGATCTCTTGGGCATCGGTGTCGGAGGTATGGTAAACGTGTACACGCTCCGGGCCGCGTACGACCGTCGGCCCGCCGAAACGGTGGTCGGAACCGTGGCGTCGATGCTTCTGATGTGCCTGTTCTTCCAGCGAATGGCTGACCGCTACGAGACGATGATAGACGCCTAA
- the moaA gene encoding GTP 3',8-cyclase MoaA gives MPTPLVDDFGREVTGVRVSLTDRCNFDCVYCHNEGLGDTRGPMDAQDDEMSTDDVVRFLEVAAEFGVDAVKFTGGEPMLRDDLEEIIRRTPDSMETSMTTNGTFLPGRAEALVEAGLDRVNVSQDALDPEAFAEITKSGAYEKVLEGVRCALDAGLDPVKLNMVVFEHTAGYVEGMVDHVAENDGLQLQLIEYMPELTGRPEWNIDIQRVHDWLSDIAVRVEHREMHDRKRYYIAGDDGGEGMVEIVDPVENAGFCANCGRVRVTHEGYLKGCLNRNDDLKPMGEMTKPEIREAFRAVVADRVPYYGEYMVQNDRGEWEINEEYIGA, from the coding sequence ATGCCGACACCGCTGGTCGACGACTTCGGTCGCGAGGTGACGGGCGTCCGCGTCTCCCTCACCGACCGTTGCAACTTCGACTGTGTCTACTGTCACAACGAGGGGCTTGGCGACACGCGCGGCCCGATGGACGCGCAGGACGACGAGATGTCGACCGACGACGTCGTGCGGTTCCTGGAGGTTGCCGCCGAGTTCGGCGTCGACGCGGTGAAGTTCACCGGCGGAGAGCCGATGCTTCGCGACGACTTGGAGGAGATCATTCGCCGCACGCCCGACTCGATGGAGACGTCGATGACGACCAACGGGACCTTCCTCCCCGGTCGCGCGGAGGCACTCGTCGAGGCGGGACTCGATCGCGTGAACGTCTCACAGGACGCGCTCGACCCCGAGGCGTTCGCCGAGATCACGAAGTCGGGCGCCTACGAGAAGGTCCTCGAAGGCGTGCGATGTGCCCTCGATGCCGGCCTCGACCCGGTCAAACTGAATATGGTCGTGTTCGAGCACACCGCCGGCTACGTCGAGGGGATGGTCGACCACGTCGCCGAGAACGACGGCCTCCAACTCCAACTCATCGAGTACATGCCCGAACTCACGGGCCGACCGGAGTGGAACATCGACATCCAACGGGTCCACGACTGGCTCTCAGACATCGCAGTCCGCGTCGAACACCGCGAGATGCACGACCGCAAGCGGTACTACATCGCCGGCGACGACGGCGGCGAGGGGATGGTCGAGATCGTCGACCCCGTCGAGAACGCCGGCTTCTGTGCCAACTGCGGGCGCGTGCGCGTCACGCACGAAGGATATCTCAAGGGGTGTCTCAACCGCAACGACGATCTGAAGCCGATGGGCGAGATGACGAAACCCGAGATCCGTGAGGCGTTCCGCGCCGTCGTCGCCGACCGCGTGCCATACTACGGCGAGTACATGGTCCAGAACGACCGCGGCGAGTGGGAGATAAACGAGGAGTACATCGGCGCATAG
- a CDS encoding DUF655 domain-containing protein, whose product MNDEHDAGATDSPPDAATADESAAETDDAAVVNAYILEYLPHGRADDDRPQHRRPAVAYGLGERDFRLFEFELTDDAEFGIDDLVQIEPETAPGIKRARRVGYDDLNRGASQELEYVVEEIIERNERRFVDFYNDAEPISLRLHQLNLLPGIGKKLRNNVLDERKRGPFESFEDLEERVSGLHDPKETLVERVMEELRDDDLKYRIFVGIDAPTANKD is encoded by the coding sequence ATGAACGATGAGCACGACGCCGGTGCGACCGACAGTCCTCCGGACGCGGCGACCGCCGACGAGTCGGCTGCAGAGACGGACGACGCCGCCGTCGTCAACGCCTACATCCTCGAGTACCTGCCGCACGGCCGCGCGGACGACGACCGGCCCCAGCACCGCCGCCCCGCCGTGGCGTACGGTCTCGGTGAGCGTGACTTCCGTCTGTTCGAGTTCGAGTTGACCGACGACGCCGAGTTCGGCATCGACGACCTCGTCCAGATCGAACCCGAGACCGCACCGGGCATCAAGCGGGCCCGCCGCGTCGGCTACGACGACCTGAATCGCGGGGCGAGTCAGGAGTTGGAGTACGTCGTCGAGGAGATTATCGAGCGCAACGAGCGTCGCTTCGTCGACTTCTACAACGACGCCGAACCCATCTCGCTTCGCCTCCACCAACTGAATCTCCTGCCGGGCATCGGGAAGAAGCTCCGCAACAACGTCCTCGACGAGCGAAAGCGCGGGCCCTTCGAGTCGTTCGAGGATCTGGAAGAGCGAGTCTCGGGCCTCCACGACCCGAAGGAAACGCTGGTGGAGCGCGTGATGGAGGAACTGCGCGACGACGACCTGAAGTACCGCATCTTCGTCGGCATCGACGCGCCGACTGCCAACAAGGACTAA
- the panB gene encoding 3-methyl-2-oxobutanoate hydroxymethyltransferase → MVSTRDLRERAGDDPITMLTAYDAPTASIIDEAGVDVILVGDSMGNAVLGYDSTLPVTVEEMHSRTAAVARATDDALVVADMPFLSYGVDDADSIDNAGRMLKEADADAVKLESGPHTVELTRRLTELGIPVMAHLGLTPQHVNQLGGYQRQGTDQEAAEHLLDLAREHEDAGAFSLVLEHVPANLAQQVTEAIDIPTIGIGAGPETDGQVLVITDVLGLDEWSPPFSKQYADLRSEMADAVGAFKQEVENGEFPADEHSHVEDDVDDVY, encoded by the coding sequence ATGGTGAGTACGCGGGACCTCCGCGAGCGGGCAGGTGACGACCCTATCACGATGCTGACGGCGTACGACGCGCCCACGGCATCGATCATCGACGAGGCCGGCGTCGACGTCATCCTCGTCGGCGACTCGATGGGCAACGCGGTCCTCGGGTACGACTCAACGCTCCCCGTCACGGTCGAGGAGATGCACAGCCGGACTGCGGCGGTCGCGCGAGCGACAGACGACGCACTCGTCGTGGCGGATATGCCGTTCCTCTCGTACGGCGTCGACGATGCCGACAGCATCGACAACGCCGGTCGGATGCTGAAAGAGGCCGACGCCGACGCCGTGAAACTGGAGTCCGGCCCCCACACCGTCGAGTTGACGCGACGGCTCACGGAGTTGGGGATTCCGGTGATGGCGCACCTCGGCTTGACGCCGCAACACGTCAATCAACTCGGCGGGTATCAGCGGCAGGGGACAGACCAGGAAGCCGCCGAACACCTGTTGGATCTCGCACGCGAACACGAAGACGCCGGAGCGTTCTCACTCGTCCTCGAACACGTCCCCGCGAACCTCGCACAGCAGGTAACCGAGGCTATCGACATCCCGACCATCGGCATCGGTGCCGGGCCAGAGACGGACGGGCAGGTACTCGTCATCACAGACGTCCTCGGCCTCGACGAGTGGTCACCCCCGTTCTCGAAGCAGTACGCCGACCTTCGGAGTGAGATGGCCGACGCCGTCGGCGCGTTCAAGCAAGAGGTCGAGAACGGCGAGTTCCCGGCCGACGAACACAGCCACGTCGAAGACGACGTGGACGACGTATACTGA
- a CDS encoding type IV pilin, producing the protein MADRGISPVVGVALMVVIVVLLGVVVGSLALGFDERLGEPGPQVALDVTTYSATGDDNSGRPYLEIHHRAGDIADGTEVFIRDESGNEIAWSTVWTAGPTVGPGSYAHIDGCGSDGALDVVSTAGQTYTVLFKKDGKTLVIHEVPVPEPPETVGC; encoded by the coding sequence GTGGCTGACCGTGGCATCTCGCCTGTCGTCGGTGTCGCACTGATGGTCGTCATCGTCGTGTTGTTGGGTGTCGTCGTCGGGTCGCTCGCACTCGGGTTCGACGAACGCCTCGGCGAACCGGGACCGCAGGTCGCGCTGGACGTGACGACGTACTCGGCGACCGGCGACGACAACTCCGGGCGACCGTATCTGGAGATCCACCACCGCGCGGGCGACATCGCCGACGGGACGGAGGTGTTCATCCGTGACGAATCCGGCAACGAGATCGCGTGGAGTACCGTCTGGACAGCAGGGCCGACTGTCGGACCAGGATCGTACGCCCACATCGACGGCTGCGGGAGCGACGGTGCACTCGACGTCGTCTCCACGGCGGGACAGACGTACACAGTCCTGTTCAAGAAGGACGGGAAGACGCTCGTGATCCACGAGGTGCCGGTTCCGGAACCGCCGGAGACCGTCGGCTGTTGA